One window of the Diachasmimorpha longicaudata isolate KC_UGA_2023 chromosome 9, iyDiaLong2, whole genome shotgun sequence genome contains the following:
- the LOC135165918 gene encoding T-box-containing protein TBX6L-like: protein MNLDMRSYYRRRAGKMIVDWDPFFGSPITVEPVNKLPKSTLPRSVNVQLRNKGLWQQFHQRTTEMIITKLGRRMFPAIEVSIAGLEPQVKYHVFLEIVPVSHRRYKYVGNPSSTDGNEKCKGKRKHQGWTVAGVAEVQSPAHKRLYVHPDSPATGAHWMQQPVGFSKLKLTNSDADHYNNIVLTSMHKYIPKLWIVQADSLGSFRNIWSQPSACFTFDETEFIAVTAYQNESITKLKIDNNPFAKGFRESGHYRCKRKLEENHDNSQGDDPRTPETQESERGEKVERIEVEESKREKGASNCVARLYRPWCTSPPLSPPKTIGESAFPLPEIPQVFNFSTLPLSSAYSPFHFHRFRFFRDCQQNNFYINHGFHC, encoded by the exons ATGAATCTGGACATGCGTTCATATTATCGTAGGAGAGCTGGGAAAATGATCGTCGATTGGGACCCTTTTTTCGGATCTCCAATAACAGTGGAACCAGTTAATAAACTTCCTAAAAGTACTTTACCCCGTTCCGTCAACGTACAGTTGCGTAATAAAGGATTGTGGCAGCAGTTTCACCAAAGGACAACGGAGATGATCATCACGAAGCTTGgaag ACGCATGTTCCCAGCCATCGAGGTGTCCATCGCCGGTCTGGAGCCGCAGGTCAAGTACCACGTCTTTTTGGAAATTGTCCCTGTCTCTCATCGTCGATATAAGTACGTGGGAAATCCAAGTAGCACGGAtgggaatgaaaaatgcaAGGGGAAGAGGAAACACCAGGGATGGACTGTTGCTGGTGTTGCTGAAGTCCAGTCACCAGCCCACAAGAGGCTCTATGTTCATCCAGACAGCCCAGCCACTGGTGCACACTGGATGCAACAGCCCGTCGGCTTTTCTAAGTTAAAATTAACGAACAGTGATGCGGATCATTATAATAAT ATTGTCCTGACGTCGATGCACAAATACATTCCGAAACTCTGGATTGTCCAAGCAGACAGTCTAGGGAGTTTCCGCAACATATGGAGTCAGCCCTCAGCTTGTTTCaccttcgacgagacggagttTATAGCTGTAACGGCCTACCAG aacGAGAGTATCACAAAGTTGAAAATCGACAATAACCCCTTTGCCAAGGGGTTCCGTGAGTCTGGTCACTACCGTTGCAAACGAAAACTCGAGGAAAACCACGACAACTCCCAGGGGGACGATCCACGTACTCCAGAAACCCAGGAATCCGAGAGAGGGGAGAAGGTTGAGAGGATCGAAGTTGAAGAATCAAAACGTGAAAAAGGCGCCTCCAATTGTGTAGCACGTCTCTACAGACCCTGGTGTACCTCCCCACCGTTGTCCCCACCAAAAACAATCGGTGAAAGTGCGTTTCCACTACCAGAAATACCtcaggtttttaatttttcgactTTACCTCTGAGCAGTGCTTATTCGCCGTTTCATTTCCAtcgatttcgatttttccgggattgtcagcaaaataatttctataTTAATCACGGATTCCATTGTTAA